The following are from one region of the bacterium genome:
- a CDS encoding SDR family NAD(P)-dependent oxidoreductase codes for MRKQPFNFKGKTVVITGASRGIGAAAASCFVASGAKVVGISKTERGKISSRRYSHFNVDVSDIGSFQNWILNFTKKRKIDIFVNNAGVYPSSKLYDVTEHSWDQSFSVNLKGAFFAAQAVAKTMKDGGVIVNASSFAASMPSLGSGVYAAGKAAIEILTKTMAAEWGKRNIRVNAYAPGVIETDMTKDGRKNKKNTLLRPIALARFGTPEEVAASILFLCSDEASYVTGAVLAIDGGKYIVQNQEEA; via the coding sequence ATGAGAAAACAACCTTTTAATTTTAAGGGGAAAACCGTAGTTATAACCGGAGCAAGCCGAGGCATCGGAGCGGCCGCGGCCTCTTGTTTTGTTGCGTCCGGGGCCAAGGTTGTTGGCATATCTAAAACGGAAAGAGGCAAAATATCATCAAGAAGATACTCTCATTTTAATGTTGACGTGTCAGACATCGGCTCATTTCAAAATTGGATTTTGAATTTCACAAAGAAAAGAAAAATTGATATTTTCGTGAATAACGCCGGTGTATATCCCTCTTCAAAATTATATGATGTCACCGAGCATAGCTGGGATCAAAGTTTTTCGGTAAACCTTAAAGGAGCATTTTTTGCGGCTCAGGCGGTTGCGAAAACAATGAAAGACGGCGGAGTTATCGTAAACGCGTCTTCTTTCGCGGCTTCCATGCCTTCTCTGGGAAGCGGAGTGTATGCCGCCGGCAAGGCGGCTATAGAGATCCTCACGAAAACCATGGCTGCGGAGTGGGGTAAAAGAAACATACGAGTGAATGCGTACGCCCCGGGTGTTATAGAAACTGACATGACGAAAGATGGAAGAAAGAACAAAAAAAATACCTTGCTCCGTCCCATAGCTTTGGCACGATTTGGCACTCCGGAAGAAGTGGCCGCTTCTATTCTTTTTCTGTGTTCTGATGAGGCGTCATATGTAACTGGCGCCGTATTGGCTATAGACGGCGGGAAATACATTGTGCAAAACCAAGAAGAAGCATGA
- a CDS encoding 3-dehydroquinate synthase family protein has protein sequence MKTIKTTYTHEFPVSFIIDNDPGMKFMAEFRHPKGERFFILIDKEVSKKYGDQIKKLLGEHRKKMFFLEVSAKEESKSIYFYPKAVEFLERHRAGLFDLVIAIGGGIVIDLAGFVSSTYMRGLPLFLVPTTLIGQTDASTAGKTCLNTKNSKNVLGTFYYPSVVYNNVYFIKDHSPYYTRQGLSEVFKYGLLDSPDLLNLFEKYRKKTSDELLKKMVGETINVRVRIRKKHPLASNLGHTFGHAIEKLSRHKVLHGDAISAGTVLALMFAVSRGIMQESRANFIISSMKKNGLNVYIDSSYTPKNFVALMRRDKKSSDSKINLVLITDIGKPYRKGVNYFYSVSPKDMEEFLSVTLKEYPWRIKNMPLHVKNSSITYHDNN, from the coding sequence ATGAAAACAATAAAAACAACATATACTCACGAATTCCCGGTATCTTTCATAATTGATAACGATCCCGGAATGAAATTCATGGCTGAATTCAGGCATCCAAAAGGGGAGCGTTTTTTCATATTGATTGATAAGGAGGTATCTAAAAAATACGGAGATCAGATAAAAAAACTTCTGGGAGAACACAGAAAAAAAATGTTTTTTCTTGAAGTTAGCGCGAAAGAAGAAAGCAAATCAATTTACTTTTATCCCAAAGCCGTGGAGTTTTTAGAAAGACACCGCGCTGGATTATTTGATCTTGTTATCGCAATAGGCGGAGGTATTGTCATTGATCTCGCCGGATTTGTGTCATCGACCTATATGCGGGGTTTGCCTCTGTTTCTTGTTCCGACGACACTAATAGGACAAACAGACGCTTCTACTGCCGGCAAAACTTGTCTCAATACAAAAAACTCAAAAAATGTTTTAGGGACTTTTTATTATCCATCTGTGGTATATAACAATGTGTATTTTATCAAAGACCACAGTCCGTATTATACTCGTCAAGGACTTTCGGAAGTTTTCAAATACGGACTGCTTGATTCTCCTGACCTTCTTAATCTATTTGAAAAATACCGTAAAAAAACATCCGACGAGCTTCTAAAAAAGATGGTAGGGGAAACAATCAATGTCCGTGTCAGAATAAGGAAAAAGCATCCGTTGGCAAGTAATTTGGGACATACATTTGGACATGCCATAGAAAAACTGTCTCGGCACAAGGTTCTTCATGGCGATGCCATATCTGCAGGCACCGTCCTCGCATTAATGTTTGCGGTATCACGGGGAATTATGCAAGAAAGTCGCGCCAACTTCATCATTTCCAGTATGAAAAAGAATGGTCTTAATGTATATATAGATTCTTCTTACACGCCAAAAAACTTCGTTGCCTTAATGAGGCGGGATAAAAAATCATCTGATTCCAAGATAAATTTGGTTTTAATAACAGATATCGGAAAGCCCTACCGAAAAGGAGTGAATTATTTTTATTCAGTGTCGCCGAAAGACATGGAGGAGTTTTTGAGCGTAACTTTGAAAGAATATCCATGGCGGATTAAAAATATGCCGCTGCATGTTAAGAATTCTTCTATCACATATCATGACAATAACTAA
- a CDS encoding VOC family protein: MLRILLSHIMTITNINHSSFTVLDVEKLARFYNEVMGLRLLDLSLRSGEFSEIATGIKGVQLKIAYLDGGNCSLELVEYIPGSGKYSDTKTSSIGSAHVCFNVNNILEFVENFKKGGGTLVAPLATIPGGPNKGKKMAYAKDPEGNTIEFISNETYE, from the coding sequence ATGTTAAGAATTCTTCTATCACATATCATGACAATAACTAACATTAATCATTCAAGTTTTACCGTTCTAGATGTAGAGAAGCTGGCACGTTTTTATAATGAGGTTATGGGCCTGCGCCTTCTTGACCTGTCTTTGAGGAGCGGCGAATTTTCGGAGATTGCGACTGGAATAAAAGGAGTGCAGTTGAAGATCGCATACTTGGATGGAGGAAATTGTTCTTTAGAACTGGTAGAATATATTCCGGGATCAGGCAAGTATTCGGATACCAAAACATCTTCAATAGGAAGTGCCCATGTATGCTTTAATGTTAACAACATTCTGGAGTTTGTCGAAAACTTTAAAAAGGGAGGGGGGACACTGGTTGCTCCGCTTGCGACAATTCCCGGAGGCCCGAACAAAGGAAAGAAAATGGCTTATGCCAAGGATCCGGAAGGAAATACCATTGAATTTATTTCAAACGAAACATATGAATAA
- a CDS encoding class I SAM-dependent methyltransferase, with product MSKNFQTYSKYYNLLYGDKDYNAEANYVSKKIRTFAPKAESVLEFGSGTGGHGLLLQKNGFQVFGLDKSEYMAAEAKKKGLECQVADISNFKLKGKYDAVVSLFHVISYLTDNKDLIATFFNAHKHLNNGGVFLFDVWYSPAVYKQKASHRVKRMKNKEIAVTRTATPKIDGNRNVINVEYKILVKDLITKKTNRLLENHPMRHFSIPEIGLLAKLTGFEMVKAEEFLTGKKPSDNTWGVCFVLKKI from the coding sequence ATGTCAAAAAATTTTCAAACATATTCAAAATATTACAATCTGCTTTATGGCGACAAAGATTATAACGCAGAGGCAAACTATGTATCAAAGAAAATCAGGACATTTGCCCCTAAAGCAGAATCTGTTTTGGAATTTGGCTCTGGTACAGGTGGCCACGGTTTGCTTTTGCAAAAAAATGGATTTCAGGTTTTTGGCTTGGATAAAAGCGAATACATGGCGGCAGAAGCGAAAAAAAAGGGATTGGAGTGCCAGGTCGCGGATATCAGCAATTTCAAATTAAAGGGAAAATATGACGCTGTTGTTTCGCTTTTCCACGTAATAAGCTACCTGACCGACAATAAAGACCTGATTGCCACATTTTTTAACGCCCATAAGCATTTAAATAATGGGGGTGTTTTCTTGTTTGATGTTTGGTACTCCCCTGCTGTATATAAACAAAAAGCATCACACAGAGTAAAACGGATGAAAAATAAAGAAATAGCTGTAACGCGAACAGCTACACCGAAAATAGACGGCAATAGAAATGTGATAAATGTGGAATATAAAATTTTAGTTAAAGATCTTATTACAAAAAAAACGAACCGGCTATTGGAAAATCATCCAATGAGGCACTTTAGTATTCCTGAAATAGGCCTGTTGGCAAAACTTACCGGTTTTGAAATGGTGAAAGCTGAAGAATTTTTGACTGGTAAAAAACCGTCCGACAACACTTGGGGCGTTTGTTTTGTCTTAAAAAAAATATAA
- a CDS encoding glycosyltransferase produces the protein MKKLRVGIWLDSSVNPRSGGGYSYLNELSEALAKYPFKDAEVVFLSDKENIFSQLGHKTITWEPRKVAILKKLLKITITLNPFNLNPLLRVFKKTIERKINKNDQKLQKDIYRHADIVYYLTPGVVHHNISYIYTFWDVGHISSYAFPEFTKDIIFEKRTAHYDVIPRKALMVFTESEAGKKECEKYLNIKEDKIKVVPIFPSGVVVPKCKSSKPERMAEDDFFIHYSAQYWAHKNHYNLLVAMCSVVKMFPKIKLVLTGSDKGNKKYILKTITDLKLENNVIDLGFVSLEELRWLYNKSQGLVMPTLLGPTNMPLLEAAELDCPVACTNLPGHVEQLGNYGYYFDGLDPDDIANQIMLMLNDKKDGKVKKYYDSKFNINNALKAIDEAFSTLKRIRSCWGGDYETKDGL, from the coding sequence ATGAAAAAATTAAGAGTTGGAATTTGGCTAGACAGCAGTGTGAATCCCCGATCGGGAGGAGGGTATAGTTATCTTAACGAGCTATCAGAAGCCCTGGCTAAATATCCCTTTAAAGACGCAGAGGTAGTTTTTTTGAGCGATAAAGAAAACATTTTTAGTCAACTGGGACATAAGACAATAACATGGGAACCCCGAAAAGTCGCTATATTAAAAAAATTACTAAAGATAACAATAACCTTAAACCCCTTTAACCTAAACCCATTACTCAGAGTTTTTAAAAAAACAATAGAACGAAAAATAAATAAAAACGATCAAAAGCTCCAGAAGGACATATATCGGCATGCAGATATTGTCTACTATTTGACCCCCGGTGTCGTACATCACAATATTTCCTACATTTACACATTTTGGGACGTTGGGCACATTAGCTCATACGCCTTCCCGGAATTCACTAAAGATATAATTTTTGAAAAACGTACGGCCCATTATGATGTAATACCTCGCAAAGCATTGATGGTATTCACTGAGTCAGAGGCGGGTAAAAAAGAATGTGAAAAATATTTAAACATCAAGGAAGATAAGATTAAAGTCGTCCCGATTTTTCCATCCGGAGTGGTTGTTCCGAAATGCAAATCCTCTAAACCTGAAAGAATGGCAGAGGATGACTTCTTTATACATTATTCAGCGCAATACTGGGCGCATAAAAATCACTACAATCTATTAGTGGCAATGTGTTCAGTGGTAAAAATGTTCCCTAAAATAAAACTGGTTCTGACCGGATCTGACAAAGGTAACAAGAAGTACATACTAAAAACTATTACTGACCTGAAACTGGAAAATAATGTGATTGATTTGGGATTTGTCTCACTGGAAGAATTGCGTTGGCTCTACAACAAATCTCAAGGTCTGGTCATGCCGACGTTGCTGGGACCAACCAACATGCCTCTTCTTGAGGCAGCGGAGTTGGATTGTCCGGTAGCTTGTACCAACTTACCGGGACACGTTGAACAACTAGGAAATTACGGTTATTACTTTGACGGATTAGACCCTGACGACATAGCCAATCAAATTATGCTGATGCTAAATGACAAAAAAGATGGCAAAGTAAAAAAATATTATGACAGTAAATTTAACATCAATAACGCACTTAAAGCCATTGATGAGGCCTTCAGCACACTAAAACGGATAAGATCCTGTTGGGGTGGCGATTATGAGACCAAGGATGGTTTATAA
- a CDS encoding DegT/DnrJ/EryC1/StrS family aminotransferase, which produces MIPVNTPLLNGNEKKYLLECIRTGWVSSEGPLVKKFEEKFSQYVGRDFGVAVSSGSGALDIAVKALKIGDGDEVIMPTLTIISPAQSVVRAGAKPVLIDSNPETLNMDVTQIEAKITRKTKAVLVVHLYGLPVDMDPVLELCKKYKLYLIEDAAEMHGQTYKGKKCGSFGDISIFSFYPNKLLTTGEGGMIMANDPKLANRCRKLRDIAFEPKEKRRFVHHELGWNYRMTNMQAALGLAQLEKVNEHIVKKRKIGSTYQKGLEKMEGFQLPLEKTEYAKNIYWVFTLVANTQKLCENAIAKLNDAGIGTRPFFWCMHEQPVFKSMGLFRDEKYPVAEKLSRNGFYIPSGLGLKPKDIKEVIRNVRKISL; this is translated from the coding sequence ATGATACCCGTAAACACACCACTACTTAACGGTAACGAAAAGAAATATCTCTTGGAGTGCATACGCACAGGATGGGTATCCTCAGAGGGTCCGCTTGTTAAAAAGTTTGAAGAAAAATTTTCTCAATATGTGGGGCGTGATTTCGGGGTGGCGGTTTCAAGCGGTTCGGGAGCTTTAGATATTGCCGTAAAGGCACTGAAAATAGGAGACGGGGACGAGGTCATCATGCCGACCCTTACCATTATCTCCCCTGCTCAATCTGTCGTGAGGGCGGGTGCCAAGCCCGTACTCATAGACTCTAATCCAGAAACTCTGAATATGGACGTGACTCAAATAGAAGCTAAGATAACACGAAAAACAAAAGCGGTTTTGGTCGTACACCTCTATGGATTACCTGTAGATATGGATCCGGTTTTAGAACTATGCAAAAAATACAAGCTGTACCTTATCGAAGACGCCGCTGAAATGCACGGGCAAACATACAAGGGTAAAAAGTGTGGTTCGTTTGGCGATATCAGTATTTTTAGTTTTTATCCGAACAAGCTCCTTACTACCGGCGAGGGTGGCATGATTATGGCGAATGATCCGAAACTGGCCAACCGATGTCGAAAACTTCGAGACATCGCATTTGAACCAAAAGAGAAAAGAAGATTCGTTCACCATGAATTGGGCTGGAACTACAGAATGACAAATATGCAGGCCGCGCTTGGTCTGGCCCAACTTGAAAAGGTCAATGAGCATATTGTTAAGAAAAGAAAGATAGGAAGCACTTACCAAAAAGGGCTTGAGAAAATGGAGGGATTCCAGCTTCCTCTGGAAAAAACGGAGTATGCCAAAAATATTTATTGGGTTTTCACTTTAGTGGCAAATACCCAAAAGTTATGCGAAAATGCTATAGCCAAATTGAATGACGCGGGCATAGGTACACGGCCCTTCTTTTGGTGCATGCACGAACAGCCGGTCTTTAAAAGTATGGGTTTATTTAGGGACGAAAAATATCCGGTAGCCGAAAAGCTCTCTAGAAATGGGTTTTATATACCAAGTGGACTAGGTTTGAAGCCAAAAGACATCAAAGAGGTAATAAGAAACGTAAGAAAAATTAGTTTATGA
- a CDS encoding CmcI family methyltransferase, which yields MKQILRKFLPDKVFFIYRLLKKQFMFAPKNEQIYFDTNSIYSGHFEVTYRGIPALKCPFDYVIYQMIICSVKPDLVIDIGTNIGGGTLYMADIMETLGHGTIHTIDIKKQSDESLARHPRIKLFTEGWEKYDIKETKGFSKVLVIEDGSHMYEDTIGALRKFAPLVSIGSYFIVEDGIVNYLSKEKGFNGGPLRAIREFLNSDSNFEVDIKYCDMFGKNATFNVNGYLKRVK from the coding sequence ATGAAACAGATACTAAGAAAATTTTTGCCGGATAAAGTGTTTTTTATTTATCGGTTACTAAAAAAACAATTCATGTTTGCTCCGAAAAATGAGCAGATATATTTTGACACGAACTCCATCTACTCGGGACATTTTGAGGTTACTTACAGAGGAATTCCAGCTCTTAAATGCCCTTTTGATTATGTAATTTACCAGATGATAATTTGTTCCGTAAAGCCGGACCTTGTTATTGATATCGGAACAAACATAGGTGGAGGGACCCTGTATATGGCAGACATCATGGAAACACTGGGACATGGAACCATTCACACTATAGACATAAAAAAACAATCAGACGAATCACTGGCGCGGCATCCGAGAATTAAACTGTTCACAGAAGGATGGGAGAAATATGATATCAAGGAAACCAAAGGATTTTCTAAAGTGCTCGTAATAGAGGACGGATCTCATATGTATGAAGATACTATTGGAGCCCTTCGCAAATTCGCCCCGCTCGTTTCAATCGGTTCCTATTTTATCGTGGAAGACGGTATTGTAAATTATCTGTCCAAAGAAAAGGGATTTAATGGAGGTCCTCTTAGGGCGATTAGAGAGTTTTTAAATTCTGACAGCAATTTTGAAGTTGATATAAAATATTGCGATATGTTCGGTAAGAACGCGACATTCAATGTTAACGGATACTTAAAAAGGGTCAAATAA
- a CDS encoding alpha-1,2-fucosyltransferase: MIMVKLMGGLGNQMFQYATARRVAKVNKAELKLDLSFFSGGGNSTVRSFSLDKFNITGDNASKKDIRRFKIYKKSNIRYFRFIYNRMVADSSIYITEKGFGFNPHVLELKDDVYMDGYWQSEKYFKDIEETIRREFTLKEIPPEMSQRIEEIASSDSVSIHIRRGDYVSNPELLKNYGLCSAEYYNKAVNEIGKKYPNPKFYVFSDDTDWVKNNLHFLNSPVFASDFSLSDFEEMILMTKCKSNIIANSSFSWWGAWLNENANKTVIAPKKWFLDKTTEPADIIPHSWLKL; encoded by the coding sequence ATGATAATGGTTAAACTAATGGGAGGTCTCGGCAATCAGATGTTTCAGTATGCAACGGCGCGAAGAGTGGCGAAAGTAAACAAGGCCGAGCTTAAACTTGATTTGAGTTTTTTCAGTGGAGGTGGAAATTCCACCGTGCGGTCATTTTCGCTTGATAAATTTAACATAACGGGAGACAATGCCTCGAAAAAGGATATCCGACGTTTCAAGATATATAAGAAAAGTAATATCAGATATTTCAGATTTATATACAACAGAATGGTCGCCGACAGCTCCATTTATATAACAGAGAAGGGATTCGGTTTTAATCCTCACGTACTTGAATTAAAGGACGATGTGTACATGGATGGGTATTGGCAGAGCGAAAAATATTTCAAAGACATTGAAGAGACGATTCGGAGGGAATTTACACTAAAGGAAATCCCTCCAGAAATGTCGCAGAGGATTGAAGAGATCGCTTCATCTGATTCGGTATCGATCCATATACGGAGAGGAGATTATGTTTCAAATCCCGAACTTTTAAAAAATTACGGGTTATGTTCCGCAGAATATTACAATAAAGCCGTAAACGAGATCGGCAAAAAATATCCTAACCCGAAATTCTATGTATTCTCGGATGACACTGATTGGGTGAAGAATAATTTGCATTTCTTAAATAGCCCCGTATTTGCATCTGACTTTTCGCTTAGCGACTTTGAAGAGATGATACTAATGACGAAGTGTAAAAGTAATATTATTGCAAATTCTAGTTTTAGCTGGTGGGGTGCGTGGTTAAATGAAAATGCAAATAAGACCGTAATTGCTCCTAAAAAATGGTTTTTAGATAAGACGACTGAACCAGCAGATATTATTCCCCATAGTTGGTTAAAACTTTAA
- a CDS encoding glycosyltransferase family 2 protein, giving the protein MSKVFIGMPVYNGEATMRQAIESLLGQSFRDITLFISNDASKDTTEKICMEYMRRDARVKYCKQEKNLGMFPNLKFVMDQADTPYFMWASHDDIWEKDFIKVCVENIEKRNVDVAQTVVADVDSYGRNLREMTEFTKFSGKPGIRQVTKYVLQPEILGKNHFMYALFKTEVVRKAWEIYPQKREWGSDYHFSLAVVSRFKVYVDSRVLFKKRHGGFSSPNSTKNDSVSSVKRIIIKDPKNHMFPYGRFDTYFKSHMEALKGTSYRPLCALLLLIRLPRAFFIHMKQRNYRKFLKKFV; this is encoded by the coding sequence ATGTCAAAAGTATTTATAGGAATGCCTGTATATAACGGAGAAGCGACTATGCGACAAGCCATAGAGTCCCTTCTTGGTCAGTCGTTTAGGGACATTACCCTTTTCATATCCAATGACGCGTCCAAAGACACTACGGAAAAAATATGCATGGAATACATGAGAAGAGACGCGCGAGTGAAATACTGCAAACAAGAAAAAAATCTGGGAATGTTTCCCAACTTAAAATTTGTAATGGACCAAGCAGATACGCCATATTTCATGTGGGCCTCTCACGATGACATCTGGGAAAAGGACTTTATCAAAGTGTGCGTTGAAAATATAGAAAAAAGAAACGTTGATGTCGCGCAAACAGTCGTCGCGGACGTGGATTCTTACGGCAGAAATTTACGAGAAATGACGGAATTCACAAAGTTTTCCGGAAAACCGGGGATAAGGCAGGTAACGAAATATGTTCTCCAGCCGGAAATATTGGGAAAAAACCACTTTATGTACGCCCTTTTCAAAACCGAAGTCGTACGAAAAGCGTGGGAAATCTATCCGCAAAAAAGAGAGTGGGGTTCGGATTATCATTTCAGTTTGGCGGTTGTGAGTCGTTTTAAGGTCTATGTGGATTCGCGAGTGCTTTTCAAAAAAAGGCACGGCGGATTTTCAAGTCCCAATTCAACCAAAAATGACAGCGTAAGCTCGGTGAAAAGAATAATCATAAAAGACCCGAAAAACCACATGTTCCCTTATGGCCGGTTTGACACCTACTTCAAAAGCCATATGGAAGCCCTGAAAGGAACTTCGTACCGCCCTCTATGCGCCCTCTTGCTCCTAATCCGTCTTCCGCGAGCTTTTTTCATTCACATGAAGCAGAGAAATTACAGAAAGTTTTTAAAAAAATTCGTATGA
- a CDS encoding DUF4147 domain-containing protein, with amino-acid sequence MTFFSKETTALNRTNLRKLALEILHSGIERVLPENEMYNNISVSDGSISVFGEKHSFSGNLYVIGSGKAAAIMAGTFEDIAGVQKIREGYVNAPRSFPLKKIIVNEASIPIPNERGYRGAKKICEIAKNAKKGDIVVCLISGGGSVLMPHPVDGVSLLEKQQMTKLLFEAGVPTYSIQHVRKHVSKMKGGRLAKLIQPAKVIGLMVSDVVNPADVCAAGPTMPDDSTYDDAYDVLTKYGLLEDVPDSIISHIVRGKNRHEEETPDSQELFWSNVYNYDIVNNKMALDAMAGKARSFGFETLILPPVIGSTEFVTRMFARKIRDVRKRAKKYAIIASSEMAVALRGNGRGGRNQELAARLIGELSSDRTSVFASLDSDGQDYIKGIGGAIIDNQTARKAIFENISPGSFLDKSDSYYIHDKLGTLIRMESTGTNVGDIHIYLQE; translated from the coding sequence ATGACTTTTTTTTCAAAGGAAACAACTGCGCTCAACAGAACAAACTTGCGTAAGCTTGCTCTGGAAATTTTACACTCAGGCATAGAAAGAGTATTACCGGAGAATGAAATGTACAACAATATCTCTGTCTCTGACGGATCTATTTCAGTATTCGGAGAGAAACATTCTTTTTCCGGCAATTTATATGTTATCGGATCGGGGAAGGCTGCCGCAATCATGGCCGGTACTTTTGAAGATATCGCTGGTGTTCAAAAAATCAGGGAAGGATATGTCAATGCTCCTCGTTCTTTTCCTTTAAAAAAAATAATCGTCAACGAAGCCTCCATTCCGATACCTAATGAACGAGGATACAGGGGTGCTAAAAAAATTTGCGAGATCGCAAAGAATGCGAAAAAAGGAGATATTGTGGTCTGTTTGATTTCAGGAGGAGGGTCGGTTCTCATGCCTCATCCCGTAGATGGCGTTTCTCTTTTAGAAAAGCAGCAAATGACCAAGCTTCTTTTTGAGGCCGGGGTTCCCACATATAGTATCCAGCATGTACGCAAGCATGTTTCAAAGATGAAAGGGGGTAGACTGGCCAAGCTTATCCAGCCAGCAAAAGTTATTGGACTTATGGTTTCCGATGTGGTGAATCCTGCGGATGTATGCGCCGCGGGTCCCACGATGCCGGATGATTCAACGTATGACGATGCTTATGATGTTCTTACAAAATACGGCCTTCTTGAAGATGTACCGGATTCTATTATCTCTCACATTGTCCGGGGCAAAAACAGGCATGAGGAAGAAACTCCCGATTCGCAGGAACTTTTTTGGTCTAATGTATATAATTACGATATAGTAAATAATAAGATGGCGTTAGATGCTATGGCGGGAAAAGCCAGAAGTTTTGGTTTTGAAACTTTGATACTGCCTCCTGTGATCGGAAGTACGGAATTCGTAACCAGAATGTTTGCCCGTAAGATTCGCGATGTGCGAAAGCGTGCTAAAAAATACGCCATCATAGCTTCAAGTGAGATGGCTGTAGCCCTTCGCGGTAACGGCAGAGGGGGCAGGAATCAAGAACTTGCGGCTCGTTTGATAGGAGAGCTTTCAAGCGACAGGACCTCGGTTTTTGCCTCATTGGATTCGGACGGTCAAGACTACATCAAAGGCATCGGAGGAGCTATTATAGACAATCAAACGGCAAGAAAAGCCATCTTTGAAAACATTTCACCGGGATCTTTTTTGGACAAGAGCGACAGCTATTATATACATGATAAGCTTGGTACATTGATACGGATGGAGAGTACGGGTACCAATGTCGGAGATATTCATATATATTTGCAGGAATAA
- a CDS encoding phosphocholine cytidylyltransferase family protein, with the protein MKAVIVAAGEGKRLRPYTEKRPKPLVFVGGKPIIHYTLSNLKKAGINEVGIVTGYLAEKFKEEIGNEYEGCRITYLLNDKYTTTDNLHSLFKAREYCKDGFVFLNADVITQHSMFKELVSYKHPDVCVVDDSLELAPLSMKSRVENCTITAMSRDLKDGNARAIGIYKWSKEGSSLYFAEMEKLVKSSSEPMQIEMAIRNVIQRRPLYALPVKKNIWFEIDEESDLKDAEKSISLLI; encoded by the coding sequence ATGAAAGCTGTTATTGTGGCGGCGGGAGAGGGTAAACGCCTAAGACCTTATACGGAAAAACGTCCCAAACCTCTTGTGTTCGTAGGGGGTAAACCGATTATACATTATACACTGTCTAATTTGAAAAAAGCCGGTATTAACGAGGTTGGAATCGTGACTGGATATCTCGCGGAAAAGTTTAAGGAAGAAATCGGCAATGAATACGAAGGATGCCGGATCACATACCTATTGAATGATAAATATACTACGACGGACAACCTGCATTCCCTTTTCAAAGCTCGTGAATATTGCAAAGACGGTTTTGTGTTCTTAAATGCCGATGTTATCACTCAGCATTCTATGTTTAAGGAACTTGTTTCTTACAAACATCCCGATGTCTGCGTAGTGGACGACTCTTTAGAGCTCGCCCCTTTATCCATGAAATCAAGAGTTGAAAATTGCACTATTACAGCCATGTCGCGAGATTTGAAAGACGGCAATGCGCGGGCCATCGGCATTTACAAATGGAGCAAAGAAGGATCTTCATTATATTTTGCCGAAATGGAAAAGCTCGTTAAAAGCAGCAGTGAACCGATGCAGATAGAAATGGCAATACGCAATGTAATTCAGCGGAGGCCTCTATACGCTTTGCCTGTCAAAAAAAATATATGGTTTGAGATCGATGAAGAAAGCGATCTTAAAGATGCTGAGAAAAGTATTTCACTCCTCATATGA